In Trichocoleus desertorum NBK24, the following are encoded in one genomic region:
- a CDS encoding ShlB/FhaC/HecB family hemolysin secretion/activation protein, whose product MRKQQVGWSVRTDFWQFLWLQGGLRAKAVGLLATTLIPMPLNSTSAWANPSSHSTGAGELGNLVAQSVPTPPVANPQLDPNQDRFLQPQPTLPTPTPEEEEQPILPTPSPETRPVQPDVTIPVKNIEVIGSTILGPRELDPIVQPYEGRSLTLEQLRTVADAITQLYLNQGYITSRAVLVDQTITDGVVRIRVIEGSLERIEVEGNRRVNTSYIRDRIQLGAKTPLKKDDLEDQLRLLKTDPLFKNVEANLRAGEQLGQSILTVRVTEANPFDFYLSADNYSPPSVGSERLGVSAVHRNLTGVGDQLAGAYYVSTTGGAELYDFSYRVPVNAMNGTIQLRAAPNDYKITDPEFADLGIRGSSELYEISYRQPLVRSPREELALSLGFTFQDGQTFLFNDIPNPFVLGTGPNGISRTSVIKFGQDYVKRDPGGAWALRSQFNVGVDVFDATTNPDPIPDGRFFSWLGQAQRVQVLGTDNLLIAQLDLQLTPDSLLPSQQFVIGGGQSVRGFRQNARSGDNGVRFSLEDRIALQRNEAGLPILQLAPFFDLGAVWNNPRNPNELNDERFLAGAGVGLLWRPVAGLNIRLDYAFPLVDLSDRGQNAQDEAVYFSVVIRP is encoded by the coding sequence GTGCGGAAGCAGCAAGTGGGATGGAGTGTGAGAACAGATTTTTGGCAGTTTCTCTGGCTCCAGGGAGGACTCAGAGCAAAAGCTGTGGGGCTGTTAGCCACGACCTTAATACCGATGCCGCTCAACAGCACTTCTGCTTGGGCTAATCCTAGCTCTCATAGTACTGGAGCCGGAGAGCTAGGCAACTTGGTCGCTCAGAGTGTGCCCACTCCGCCTGTTGCTAATCCGCAACTCGATCCCAACCAAGACCGCTTCCTGCAACCCCAACCGACGTTGCCAACGCCCACTCCGGAGGAAGAAGAACAGCCGATCTTACCCACGCCTAGCCCAGAAACCCGCCCAGTTCAGCCTGATGTGACGATTCCGGTTAAAAACATTGAAGTGATTGGTAGTACGATTTTGGGGCCAAGAGAACTAGACCCCATCGTGCAGCCCTACGAAGGTCGTTCTTTGACCTTGGAGCAACTACGGACTGTGGCCGATGCCATTACGCAGCTCTATCTCAACCAAGGCTATATCACTTCTCGCGCTGTCTTGGTGGATCAAACGATTACGGATGGTGTCGTTAGGATTCGCGTGATTGAAGGCAGTCTGGAACGCATTGAAGTCGAAGGCAATCGTCGGGTTAACACGAGTTACATTCGCGATCGCATTCAGTTGGGGGCAAAAACGCCGCTGAAGAAAGACGATTTGGAAGATCAACTGCGCCTGCTGAAAACTGACCCTCTATTTAAGAACGTCGAAGCCAATCTACGCGCGGGAGAGCAACTCGGCCAAAGTATTTTGACCGTTCGGGTGACAGAAGCGAATCCGTTTGACTTTTACTTGAGTGCTGACAACTATTCACCGCCCAGTGTTGGCTCTGAGCGCCTAGGGGTGAGTGCTGTGCATCGCAACTTAACCGGAGTGGGCGATCAACTCGCAGGTGCTTACTACGTTTCTACAACGGGTGGTGCGGAGTTGTATGACTTTAGCTACCGAGTCCCTGTTAATGCCATGAACGGGACGATTCAATTACGCGCTGCCCCCAATGATTACAAAATTACTGACCCTGAATTTGCAGATTTAGGGATTCGCGGCAGTTCTGAGTTGTATGAGATTAGCTATCGTCAGCCTTTGGTGCGATCGCCCCGAGAAGAATTAGCGCTCTCTCTGGGCTTTACCTTCCAAGATGGGCAGACTTTCCTGTTTAACGACATTCCTAACCCCTTTGTGCTCGGTACGGGGCCGAATGGCATTAGCCGCACCAGCGTGATCAAGTTTGGTCAAGATTATGTCAAGCGTGATCCGGGCGGAGCTTGGGCTTTGCGATCGCAGTTTAATGTTGGGGTGGATGTCTTTGATGCCACTACCAATCCTGATCCAATTCCTGATGGGCGGTTCTTTAGTTGGTTAGGACAGGCTCAGCGGGTTCAGGTACTGGGTACAGATAACTTACTGATTGCTCAGTTAGACTTACAACTCACACCCGACAGTCTCTTGCCCTCACAGCAGTTTGTGATTGGTGGGGGCCAGTCAGTACGTGGGTTTAGGCAAAATGCCCGCTCTGGAGATAACGGTGTCCGCTTTTCGCTCGAAGATCGGATTGCTTTGCAGCGTAATGAAGCAGGGCTACCTATCCTCCAACTTGCTCCTTTTTTCGATTTAGGAGCGGTGTGGAACAATCCAAGAAACCCCAACGAGCTTAACGATGAACGATTTCTAGCGGGCGCAGGCGTTGGGCTACTGTGGCGACCCGTGGCAGGTCTCAACATTCGCTTAGATTATGCCTTTCCCTTGGTGGACTTGAGCGATCGCGGCCAGAATGCCCAAGACGAAGCAGTCTATTTTAGTGTGGTCATCCGACCTTAA
- a CDS encoding DUF928 domain-containing protein gives MPQVNIYKTFIAVGLTIGLSWGVDSFQPASAMQFRATNRKLPGRRVGAGTRAFVRPKVGAPRTRGPVQVAPPPSPRIPGRRQGAGSRGPGLVECLPANSGSLVALLPDTNLGLTTAAYPRFFWSVPSTNAPLMEFTLHEVDAKQANRNLIYKTTFSTTGEAGIASLSLPTDVNLPPLKLGQDYRWSVALICNPGDRSQDVTVDGWVQRVVPSSTVAQQLKQATPRDRSFIYAQNSLWFNTIETLVDQRCARPQDADLAASWAELMKSVNLEAIANQPPVCLKDEG, from the coding sequence ATGCCTCAGGTTAATATTTACAAAACTTTTATCGCTGTTGGGTTGACGATAGGTTTGTCATGGGGGGTGGACAGTTTTCAGCCAGCCTCAGCAATGCAGTTTCGAGCGACAAATCGTAAACTACCAGGTCGGCGGGTCGGGGCAGGAACCAGAGCTTTTGTGCGACCTAAGGTGGGTGCTCCTAGGACGCGAGGACCCGTACAAGTGGCACCACCACCCAGTCCTAGAATCCCAGGACGGCGGCAGGGAGCAGGTTCACGAGGTCCAGGTTTAGTTGAGTGTTTACCCGCTAACTCTGGCTCGTTAGTGGCTTTGTTACCCGATACCAATTTAGGGCTAACAACCGCAGCTTACCCACGATTTTTCTGGTCTGTGCCGTCAACCAATGCACCTCTCATGGAATTCACGCTCCACGAGGTAGATGCCAAGCAAGCTAACCGTAACTTGATTTACAAAACCACCTTCAGCACCACAGGCGAAGCAGGAATTGCCAGCCTCAGCTTACCGACGGATGTCAATCTGCCTCCGTTGAAACTGGGCCAAGACTACCGTTGGTCTGTGGCCCTCATTTGCAATCCTGGCGATCGCTCTCAAGACGTAACAGTTGATGGTTGGGTGCAACGAGTCGTCCCTAGTTCAACCGTTGCTCAACAGTTAAAACAGGCCACTCCTCGCGATCGCTCTTTTATCTACGCCCAAAATAGCCTTTGGTTCAACACGATTGAAACGCTGGTAGACCAACGCTGTGCCCGCCCCCAGGATGCAGACTTAGCAGCTAGTTGGGCCGAGTTGATGAAGTCGGTGAATTTAGAGGCGATCGCCAATCAACCTCCTGTTTGCTTAAAAGATGAGGGATGA
- a CDS encoding SGNH/GDSL hydrolase family protein — MPDCDYNLIQNDVECGSVPTRSRKIVPAWALLSVVANGFLLLTVLLLLRAHSLPWLASLPWLAKASAAANQNHQPRLPVSATPELGPRHQLTYEQWLTLLQQEAKAAATDRPKRLNILVGDSLSLWFPPELLPTQQSWLNQGISGETSAGLLRRLELFDETQPETIFVLIGINDLIRGVGDVELLENQYRIIRDLQQVHPQAQIVLQSILPHAGDRATWQGRDRLNAIPNDRIRQLNQELKAIAEETGVHFLDLHPLFTDAQGNLRADFTTDGLHLSAQGYLVWRSALQLFREMELAPLTAQS, encoded by the coding sequence ATGCCAGATTGCGACTACAATCTGATTCAAAATGACGTTGAGTGCGGTTCAGTGCCTACTCGCTCTCGAAAAATTGTTCCTGCTTGGGCCTTGTTGTCAGTTGTAGCCAATGGCTTCTTGCTATTGACCGTGTTGTTATTGCTGCGAGCGCATAGTTTACCGTGGCTTGCCAGTTTACCGTGGCTTGCCAAGGCTAGTGCGGCTGCAAACCAAAATCATCAACCGCGCCTTCCTGTCTCTGCAACGCCAGAGTTGGGGCCGCGCCATCAGCTCACCTATGAGCAATGGTTGACTCTCTTGCAGCAAGAAGCTAAGGCCGCAGCGACAGACCGCCCCAAGCGCCTGAATATACTGGTGGGAGATTCTCTGAGCCTTTGGTTTCCACCTGAGTTGTTGCCAACGCAGCAAAGCTGGTTGAACCAAGGTATTTCTGGAGAAACTTCGGCTGGGCTACTCCGCCGTCTAGAGTTGTTTGACGAGACCCAGCCAGAGACAATTTTTGTCCTGATTGGTATCAACGACTTAATTCGAGGGGTAGGAGATGTGGAATTGCTAGAAAATCAGTATCGGATTATCCGAGATTTGCAGCAGGTACATCCCCAAGCTCAGATTGTCTTGCAGTCCATATTGCCGCACGCAGGCGATCGCGCCACTTGGCAAGGCAGAGACCGCTTGAATGCAATTCCTAACGACCGTATTCGTCAGCTCAATCAGGAACTCAAAGCGATCGCCGAGGAAACGGGAGTACATTTTCTCGACTTACACCCCCTATTTACAGATGCTCAAGGCAATTTACGGGCTGACTTCACGACTGATGGTTTGCATCTGAGCGCTCAAGGCTACTTAGTCTGGCGATCGGCCCTACAACTTTTCCGGGAAATGGAATTGGCACCGCTAACCGCACAGAGCTAG
- a CDS encoding ammonium transporter — protein MSKLMLTQKSRGRRKQLSLPRAAKWFSPAWYAKMLSPSWQACIPLALIIVLAWGYAAVAQTAPDLATVAQSTADLRVGLDTMWVMVAAMLVFFMNAGFCMLETGLCRQKNAVNVLAKNLIVFAMSTIAFWVAGFGLMFGGGNDFIGTDGIFFLSGIDNSPATLDAYQGAYGSLNWAGVPLLAKFFFQLAFAGTAATIVSGAVAERIKFVDFLIFSLLLVGIAYPLTGHWIWGGGWLAKAGFFDFAGSTVVHAVGGWAALMGAIILGPRIGKYNEDGSSNAMPGHNMAIATLGCLILWLGWFGFNPGSTMSISWLIAHIAMTTNIAAAFGGLAATFTAWGLLGKPDLSMVINGILAGLVAVTAPCAFITVWAAAIIGAVGGVLVVFAVLWIDRLKVDDPVGAISVHLVNGVWGTIALGLFAVGPDIKVGQDVLYTAGPARGFLLGGGFGQLGAQLLGTISVALTIAILSAIFWLALKATLGIRVSAEEELKGLDIGEHGMEAYSGFLKDASGMSGSTIR, from the coding sequence ATGTCAAAACTAATGCTCACCCAAAAGTCGCGAGGCAGACGTAAACAGCTGTCCTTGCCACGAGCAGCGAAATGGTTTTCTCCCGCTTGGTACGCCAAGATGCTTTCTCCGAGTTGGCAAGCTTGCATCCCTTTAGCGCTCATCATTGTGCTGGCTTGGGGTTATGCCGCTGTTGCTCAGACAGCTCCTGATCTAGCCACTGTTGCTCAGAGCACAGCAGATCTAAGAGTTGGCTTAGATACGATGTGGGTCATGGTGGCAGCAATGCTGGTGTTCTTTATGAATGCTGGATTCTGCATGCTAGAGACTGGCCTTTGCCGTCAGAAAAATGCGGTCAATGTCTTAGCTAAAAACTTGATCGTCTTTGCCATGTCTACCATCGCTTTTTGGGTAGCTGGCTTTGGATTGATGTTTGGCGGTGGCAATGACTTTATTGGTACCGATGGCATCTTTTTCCTCTCTGGAATTGACAATAGCCCCGCAACTCTAGATGCCTATCAGGGAGCCTATGGTTCGCTCAATTGGGCAGGCGTACCTTTGCTGGCAAAATTCTTTTTCCAACTTGCCTTTGCCGGGACTGCTGCCACGATCGTCTCTGGGGCGGTGGCTGAGCGAATTAAATTCGTTGACTTCCTAATCTTTAGCTTGTTATTGGTTGGGATTGCTTACCCCCTCACAGGGCACTGGATTTGGGGTGGTGGCTGGCTTGCAAAAGCTGGTTTCTTTGACTTCGCGGGTTCAACTGTGGTTCACGCCGTTGGAGGCTGGGCTGCATTAATGGGAGCGATTATTCTTGGCCCTCGCATTGGTAAGTACAACGAAGATGGCAGCTCCAATGCGATGCCCGGTCATAACATGGCGATCGCAACCTTAGGCTGTCTGATTCTATGGCTGGGTTGGTTTGGTTTTAACCCAGGTTCCACCATGAGCATTAGCTGGTTAATCGCTCACATTGCCATGACCACCAACATTGCAGCAGCTTTTGGCGGTTTGGCTGCCACTTTTACCGCTTGGGGTCTGTTAGGCAAGCCTGACCTCTCGATGGTAATCAACGGTATCTTGGCAGGCTTAGTTGCAGTCACAGCGCCTTGTGCGTTCATTACAGTTTGGGCAGCCGCCATCATTGGTGCCGTGGGTGGTGTACTTGTAGTGTTTGCGGTTCTCTGGATTGACCGCCTGAAAGTGGATGACCCTGTAGGCGCAATCTCAGTTCACTTAGTCAATGGTGTTTGGGGCACGATCGCGTTGGGTCTGTTCGCTGTTGGCCCCGATATCAAAGTCGGCCAAGATGTTTTGTACACTGCTGGTCCTGCTAGAGGTTTCTTGCTAGGCGGTGGCTTTGGTCAACTTGGTGCTCAACTCTTAGGCACTATTTCTGTTGCCTTGACTATAGCAATTCTCTCTGCCATCTTCTGGCTGGCTCTAAAAGCAACCTTGGGTATTCGGGTATCAGCCGAAGAAGAGCTGAAGGGTTTGGACATTGGCGAGCATGGTATGGAAGCTTACAGCGGCTTCCTCAAGGATGCTAGTGGCATGTCTGGTAGTACTATTCGCTAA
- a CDS encoding MarR family winged helix-turn-helix transcriptional regulator, translating into MTSSPVQPKLPKEWQEVLAPKGIGYRIKLLSQLLSRKFQERLEPLGLTPFHWVVLCCLWEEDGLATSSISEKLQQVGGTLTGVLDRMEERGLIRRERDSEDRRIWRIWLTDAGEQLREVLPPIAVEIRDNALTGISPSERQHFSDLLDQMIANIS; encoded by the coding sequence ATGACCTCTTCTCCTGTCCAGCCAAAATTACCTAAAGAATGGCAGGAAGTACTGGCTCCAAAAGGAATTGGGTATCGAATTAAGTTGCTATCCCAACTTCTCAGTCGTAAGTTTCAAGAACGTCTAGAACCTCTCGGCCTAACTCCCTTTCATTGGGTAGTTTTGTGTTGCTTGTGGGAGGAAGACGGCTTAGCAACCTCTAGCATCAGCGAGAAACTACAACAAGTAGGCGGCACTCTAACCGGAGTGCTAGACCGCATGGAAGAGCGAGGACTAATCCGGCGGGAACGGGACTCCGAAGATAGACGAATCTGGCGAATTTGGTTGACAGATGCAGGGGAACAGCTACGTGAAGTTTTGCCCCCCATCGCAGTCGAAATCCGTGACAACGCCTTAACCGGAATCTCACCATCAGAACGACAGCATTTTTCGGACTTGCTGGATCAGATGATTGCCAATATTTCTTAG
- the pgeF gene encoding peptidoglycan editing factor PgeF — translation MHTWHWQTWGERPYLTCSLLEAWSHGFFTQHFWPQTPSSLVSALESEAQVYRVKQVHGNVVLAPSEIQLSLISASASEPDLPPADGLLTEQAKQAVWVCSADCTPVLIADTATGQVAAVHAGWRGTAAKIVPQAIARLQAQGSQLQNLRVAMGPAIAGEVYQVSSDVAAALGATITPSATNEANAVIEQLYELPQPPVLADLEPDRVRVDVRRFNALQLEQLGLSPEQVAIAPHCTYQQPEHFFSYRRDGLKKVQWSGIVSRVAA, via the coding sequence ATGCACACTTGGCACTGGCAAACTTGGGGTGAACGGCCTTACCTCACTTGTAGTCTCTTAGAAGCTTGGTCCCACGGCTTTTTTACTCAACACTTCTGGCCCCAAACGCCAAGCAGCTTAGTTAGCGCCTTAGAATCCGAGGCGCAGGTTTACCGCGTCAAGCAAGTCCACGGCAACGTTGTTTTAGCCCCCTCAGAAATCCAACTCAGTCTTATTTCTGCGAGTGCTTCTGAGCCAGATTTGCCCCCTGCCGATGGTTTACTAACTGAGCAAGCGAAGCAAGCCGTTTGGGTCTGTAGTGCTGACTGTACCCCAGTACTGATTGCAGACACGGCTACAGGACAAGTTGCAGCGGTGCATGCGGGCTGGCGTGGAACTGCCGCTAAGATTGTGCCGCAAGCGATCGCTCGTCTGCAAGCTCAAGGCAGCCAATTGCAAAATCTACGGGTGGCAATGGGACCCGCGATCGCTGGAGAGGTCTATCAAGTTTCGAGTGATGTAGCGGCTGCTTTGGGCGCAACGATTACTCCATCTGCTACGAATGAGGCCAATGCTGTTATTGAGCAGCTCTACGAACTACCTCAGCCACCTGTACTTGCTGATCTAGAACCCGATCGCGTCCGAGTGGATGTGAGACGCTTCAATGCTTTGCAGTTAGAGCAGCTTGGTCTCAGCCCCGAACAAGTTGCGATCGCCCCTCACTGCACTTATCAACAACCAGAGCACTTTTTCTCCTACCGTCGCGATGGCCTGAAAAAGGTACAGTGGTCTGGCATTGTCAGCCGAGTCGCTGCCTAA
- a CDS encoding biotin--[acetyl-CoA-carboxylase] ligase produces MGFEQQRFELALQQSRQHLSAVFQLQHNFHSLPLSLQVFETLASTNQTLWELLSQGAIAGTSVLALQQESGRGQWGRQWQSPLGGLYLSVALNPLLPIADSAQLTLCSAWGIATALRSYNLPVQLKWPNDLVIDGRKLGGILTETRIHQGQVTKAVVGVGINWTNPVPETGINLKTVLEQQAESAIDSLEMLSAIALQGIASGYTAWQQEGIDNLLPSYLKLLTNLGRSVAVHDFQGTVIGVSAKGELQIRAGSEGSSSREILLKPGTISLGYDV; encoded by the coding sequence GTGGGATTTGAGCAACAACGGTTTGAGTTAGCACTGCAGCAATCCAGGCAACATTTATCTGCCGTCTTTCAACTCCAACATAATTTCCATTCCTTGCCGCTATCGTTGCAGGTTTTTGAGACTCTCGCTTCTACCAACCAAACACTATGGGAGTTGCTCAGTCAGGGCGCGATCGCGGGTACATCTGTCTTAGCTTTGCAGCAAGAGTCAGGACGAGGGCAGTGGGGTCGCCAGTGGCAATCTCCCTTAGGAGGCTTGTACCTCTCGGTCGCACTGAATCCTCTATTGCCGATTGCGGATAGCGCTCAACTGACGTTGTGTAGTGCTTGGGGAATTGCCACGGCCCTCCGCAGCTATAACTTGCCTGTGCAATTGAAGTGGCCCAATGATTTAGTGATCGATGGGCGTAAACTGGGAGGGATTCTTACCGAAACCCGGATTCATCAAGGTCAGGTGACCAAAGCTGTCGTAGGGGTTGGAATTAATTGGACTAATCCAGTCCCTGAAACGGGAATCAATCTAAAAACAGTTTTAGAACAACAAGCGGAATCCGCGATCGATTCCTTAGAAATGTTGAGCGCGATCGCCCTACAAGGAATTGCGTCCGGATATACAGCTTGGCAGCAAGAAGGGATAGACAACCTTTTGCCCTCCTATCTCAAGTTATTAACAAATTTAGGCCGCTCAGTAGCGGTGCATGACTTTCAGGGAACTGTTATAGGAGTCTCAGCTAAGGGAGAGTTACAAATTCGGGCTGGCTCAGAGGGATCTTCCTCTAGGGAAATTTTGCTAAAGCCCGGTACAATCAGTCTGGGTTACGATGTCTAG
- a CDS encoding M23 family metallopeptidase → MRNKGTEMNQQTRSAQPTLKTSRQRPLWMRSLACLGGIGILSAGTLGAQTAPVDSVVVPAIPEPQSVVEATPVEVAPSDPAPLAVAEPEQFAPEASPEFAPEPSMAAPEETAPNWEVPIQEEPIAAPPTTDSPNPVAAGSEPPNYNNAYIDPTNYNLGATDAYEQPSSVVLSERSTGCQAVLAGGQGLSGGICGTDSNPASAESAPWRPGSVETKWASTSGSTSGSTQWVAATNSAAVQLGPINISARGIGVGQTTASGRSFYYQTARPTGRLGNGNLKLIFPLSLPAPITSIFGWRIHPISGDSRFHSGTDLGAPMGTPVLAAYAGKVAIADFLGGYGLTVTIDHNKGTQETLYAHLSEIFVKPGEMVKQGAVIGRVGSTGNSTGPHLHFELRQQTASGWVTLDPGSQLELAAADLIKSLQTAQTAAKPVPQPQG, encoded by the coding sequence ATGCGTAATAAGGGGACTGAAATGAACCAGCAGACTCGTTCTGCCCAACCTACGCTCAAAACCTCCCGTCAGCGTCCGCTGTGGATGCGGAGTCTAGCTTGCCTAGGTGGGATTGGAATCTTGAGTGCGGGAACGCTGGGAGCCCAAACGGCTCCAGTAGATTCTGTAGTGGTACCTGCAATTCCTGAGCCTCAATCAGTGGTGGAAGCAACTCCTGTAGAAGTCGCTCCTAGTGATCCTGCGCCTTTGGCAGTCGCTGAGCCAGAACAATTTGCTCCAGAAGCATCCCCAGAATTTGCTCCAGAGCCATCTATGGCAGCTCCAGAAGAGACTGCTCCTAATTGGGAGGTTCCTATCCAAGAGGAGCCAATTGCTGCCCCTCCCACCACTGATTCACCTAATCCAGTGGCGGCAGGGTCTGAGCCACCTAACTACAACAACGCCTACATTGACCCAACAAATTACAACCTTGGCGCAACGGATGCTTACGAGCAACCCAGCTCTGTAGTCTTGTCAGAACGCTCAACGGGTTGCCAAGCAGTTCTAGCAGGTGGGCAAGGTTTGTCCGGTGGAATTTGCGGTACTGACTCCAATCCTGCTTCGGCTGAATCTGCTCCTTGGAGACCTGGCTCAGTTGAGACCAAGTGGGCTAGCACATCGGGTAGCACATCAGGTAGCACGCAGTGGGTTGCAGCTACAAACTCAGCAGCGGTGCAGCTAGGCCCTATCAACATTAGTGCGAGAGGGATTGGCGTTGGTCAAACGACTGCCTCTGGACGCTCGTTCTACTACCAGACAGCTCGACCTACAGGTCGCTTGGGTAACGGCAATCTCAAATTGATCTTCCCACTTTCGCTGCCCGCTCCGATTACTTCGATCTTTGGGTGGCGCATCCACCCCATTAGTGGAGATAGCCGTTTCCACTCTGGAACCGACTTGGGTGCCCCGATGGGAACTCCAGTCTTAGCAGCTTATGCAGGTAAAGTGGCGATCGCAGATTTCCTGGGTGGCTATGGCCTCACAGTGACGATTGATCACAACAAAGGCACCCAAGAGACATTGTACGCTCACCTTTCTGAAATTTTCGTCAAGCCTGGGGAGATGGTGAAGCAGGGAGCCGTGATTGGTCGAGTCGGCAGTACAGGTAACTCCACTGGCCCTCACTTGCACTTTGAGTTGCGCCAGCAAACGGCCAGTGGTTGGGTAACGCTAGACCCTGGTTCTCAGCTAGAACTCGCAGCCGCTGACCTTATTAAGTCCTTACAAACAGCTCAGACCGCAGCTAAACCAGTTCCTCAGCCTCAAGGTTAG
- the ribE gene encoding riboflavin synthase has product MSDLKTVFTGLVQALGTIRRLGEDQLQVTCTSGTYSFILQDLALGDSVAVDGVCLTVTEILPQGFTAAISPETLRRSTLEKQLEAGYVNLEASLRVGSKLGGHFVTGHVDGIGCLQAAEETGNSWEMSFTVAAPAIARYIVPKGSIAINGISLTVAECNANGTWFKVAVIPHTYAETNLHYLQPDSWVNLEGDILGKYVEKFLRFGSGQALEHTLNSASYNDLLNVSDTAHPAPEVITPNFLAEHGYL; this is encoded by the coding sequence TTGAGTGATCTAAAAACCGTGTTTACAGGACTTGTGCAAGCACTCGGAACAATCAGGCGGCTGGGAGAAGATCAGCTCCAGGTCACCTGTACCTCTGGTACATACTCTTTCATTTTGCAGGATCTAGCGCTGGGTGACAGCGTTGCGGTGGACGGAGTTTGTCTCACTGTCACAGAAATATTGCCGCAAGGCTTTACGGCAGCTATTTCTCCCGAAACCTTACGCCGTAGCACTTTAGAAAAACAGCTAGAAGCGGGCTATGTCAATCTGGAAGCATCGCTGCGGGTGGGCAGTAAGTTGGGCGGCCACTTTGTTACAGGCCACGTGGATGGCATTGGTTGCCTTCAAGCAGCAGAGGAGACAGGTAATTCTTGGGAAATGAGCTTTACTGTGGCTGCTCCCGCGATCGCCCGCTACATCGTGCCCAAAGGCAGTATCGCCATCAATGGCATCAGCTTGACTGTTGCAGAATGCAACGCTAATGGCACTTGGTTTAAGGTCGCCGTTATTCCTCATACCTACGCCGAAACTAATCTGCATTATCTACAACCAGATAGCTGGGTGAACTTAGAGGGCGACATTCTGGGCAAATATGTAGAAAAGTTTCTGCGTTTCGGCTCTGGGCAAGCACTAGAGCACACTCTAAATTCAGCTAGTTACAACGATCTGCTCAATGTCTCTGATACAGCCCATCCAGCTCCTGAAGTGATTACTCCGAACTTCTTAGCAGAACACGGCTACTTATAA
- a CDS encoding bifunctional nuclease family protein — MIEMKVAGIALDAATRHPIVLLRDAAERRALPIYIGQDQARAIINALENQAPPRPLTHDLMINIMEEWDMVLERIIIHSLQDNTFYAILTIRQGEVKKEIDARPSDAIALALRTNCSIWVMEEVVADASIPVDRDADEAERQAFRSFLENLRPEDFTQRREFGNDS, encoded by the coding sequence ATGATTGAGATGAAAGTTGCTGGAATTGCGCTGGATGCAGCAACGCGCCACCCAATCGTACTCTTGAGGGATGCTGCTGAGCGTCGGGCTTTACCGATTTATATCGGCCAGGATCAGGCAAGAGCCATTATCAACGCCCTCGAAAATCAAGCCCCGCCTCGGCCTCTCACCCACGACTTGATGATCAACATCATGGAAGAGTGGGATATGGTTTTGGAGCGTATTATTATTCACTCTCTACAAGACAATACTTTTTACGCGATCCTAACCATTCGTCAAGGAGAGGTCAAAAAAGAAATTGACGCTCGTCCTAGTGATGCGATCGCGTTGGCTCTGCGGACTAACTGTTCGATTTGGGTGATGGAAGAAGTGGTCGCTGATGCTTCCATCCCGGTCGATCGAGATGCTGATGAGGCGGAGCGGCAAGCGTTCCGTAGCTTTTTAGAAAATCTCCGACCAGAAGATTTTACTCAACGGCGTGAGTTTGGCAACGACTCCTAG